One genomic region from Bacillus sp. SLBN-46 encodes:
- a CDS encoding efflux RND transporter periplasmic adaptor subunit — MKKWIWIVIGILVIGFVGYQWYNSRTSSQEVTTQVRTAVVQKGNLEVKISGSGSIQPVTSEDLKSTIDNNEIDEVLVVAGETVNAGDELITFTDDSDPITAPVDGLVTTIAVAAGDRVTNGQVVTHLTNYKDLQTVVQVDESDIPKIKEGQTVELSVSAYPDQAYTGKVTAIADEGTSANGSSTFDVTIHIENPVNLKVGMSAEANILTASKKDALYVPVDALYTNNNEKYVVVASAGARTNQASGAATQLTVKTGLATEEYVEITDGVSEGDVVQLPQLTSGSSSTNQRGGMMQGMGGTQGGNMPPNGGGKGGESTGPSN; from the coding sequence ATGAAAAAGTGGATATGGATTGTGATTGGTATTTTGGTTATTGGGTTTGTAGGGTACCAGTGGTATAACTCGAGAACAAGTAGTCAGGAGGTAACAACCCAGGTTCGAACGGCAGTCGTTCAAAAAGGGAATTTAGAAGTGAAAATCAGTGGCTCCGGTTCCATTCAGCCAGTTACGAGTGAAGATCTTAAATCGACCATCGATAATAACGAAATTGATGAAGTACTGGTTGTAGCAGGTGAGACAGTTAATGCTGGAGATGAATTGATAACCTTTACTGATGATAGTGATCCGATTACTGCACCGGTTGATGGGTTGGTCACAACCATTGCCGTAGCGGCTGGGGACCGAGTGACGAATGGACAAGTAGTGACGCACCTAACCAATTACAAGGATTTACAAACGGTTGTTCAAGTGGATGAATCAGACATTCCGAAGATAAAAGAGGGACAGACAGTTGAATTATCGGTCAGTGCGTATCCTGATCAGGCATATACAGGTAAGGTTACTGCTATTGCAGATGAAGGAACATCAGCGAATGGATCCTCTACCTTTGATGTGACCATTCATATTGAAAACCCAGTCAATCTAAAAGTCGGGATGAGTGCGGAAGCCAATATTCTTACGGCCAGCAAAAAGGATGCACTTTATGTTCCAGTGGATGCTTTATACACAAACAACAATGAGAAATATGTTGTCGTTGCTTCGGCGGGAGCAAGAACTAATCAAGCCAGTGGTGCCGCGACGCAACTAACAGTAAAAACAGGGCTTGCAACAGAGGAATATGTGGAGATTACGGACGGAGTAAGCGAAGGTGACGTTGTTCAATTACCACAGCTCACATCAGGAAGTTCCTCAACGAACCAACGAGGCGGGATGATGCAGGGCATGGGTGGCACGCAGGGCGGTAATATGCCTCCAAATGGCGGTGGAAAGGGAGGAGAAAGCACTGGGCCTAGTAATTAA
- a CDS encoding YitT family protein, whose translation MRKTWKDILLIITGALIFAIGVNFFTIPNRLSEGGVLGITIIAHYLFDWSPGVVNFVLNIVLLAIGYKFFDKRTMLYTLFSIGACSGLLYLTEDIGRQLTNDTFLASVFAGLLVGVGLGLIFRAGGTSGGSTILARLANQLLGWSIGKAMLIIDIIVVAGSVFIIGLEKAMYTLLIVYIGAKAIDFIVEGLDVRVAVLIISNSPELVLENITGKMSRGLTVLDGRGGYSGQNKEVLYIVINKQEIVQLKSIIRDIDQNAYVTIHNVHEMMGKGYKAS comes from the coding sequence ATGAGAAAAACATGGAAAGATATTTTGCTTATTATAACAGGCGCACTTATTTTTGCCATAGGGGTTAACTTTTTCACCATTCCGAATCGATTGTCTGAAGGTGGAGTCTTAGGAATCACGATTATTGCCCACTATTTATTTGATTGGTCGCCGGGTGTGGTGAACTTTGTTTTAAATATTGTCCTGTTAGCAATCGGCTATAAGTTCTTTGATAAAAGAACGATGCTCTATACCTTATTTTCGATTGGCGCCTGCTCCGGTTTGTTGTATCTGACGGAGGATATAGGAAGGCAACTGACTAATGACACCTTTTTGGCTTCCGTGTTTGCGGGGTTATTGGTCGGTGTCGGTCTGGGCTTGATTTTCCGCGCTGGAGGAACCTCCGGGGGATCCACCATTTTAGCAAGATTAGCAAATCAGCTGCTAGGTTGGAGCATCGGGAAGGCGATGCTCATTATTGATATCATTGTAGTGGCAGGTTCGGTATTTATTATTGGTCTTGAGAAGGCGATGTACACGTTATTGATCGTGTATATTGGGGCAAAAGCGATTGATTTCATTGTTGAGGGATTAGATGTACGGGTGGCTGTCCTAATTATCTCCAATTCACCAGAACTCGTTTTGGAAAATATTACGGGTAAAATGTCACGGGGCTTAACTGTCCTAGACGGTCGCGGCGGCTACTCGGGACAAAACAAAGAAGTCCTCTATATCGTAATCAACAAACAAGAAATCGTCCAACTAAAAAGCATCATCCGCGACATCGACCAAAACGCCTACGTCACCATCCACAACGTCCACGAAATGATGGGCAAGGGCTACAAAGCGAGTTAG
- a CDS encoding histidine kinase: MPIVGFVVLVMLGLLDQELDVLELENIKVRLEKELKESEYRQLSERIQPHFLFNALNAFLSLSRIGRHQDMTEGLEQFSLFLRYRYQDHEVLVPFSTELDHTKNYLAVQQLRFGKRLTVTYEVDSTLLNSKIPPYTLQTLVENAFKHGLEKKAGDKQLTIVFEREGNWVSLKVFDNGPDRILEPAYWKGTGLHNIEKRFQLIFDLPSKIRLSETKDGRTLAHAYWPYLPGDD; this comes from the coding sequence ATGCCCATCGTCGGGTTCGTCGTTTTAGTGATGCTGGGATTGCTCGACCAGGAGCTGGATGTACTGGAACTAGAAAATATTAAGGTGCGACTAGAAAAAGAGCTGAAGGAGAGTGAATACCGGCAGTTGTCGGAGCGGATTCAGCCACATTTTTTATTTAACGCCCTTAATGCGTTTTTATCGCTAAGTCGGATTGGTCGACATCAAGATATGACAGAAGGACTTGAACAGTTTTCGCTGTTTCTGCGCTACCGGTATCAGGATCATGAGGTGCTTGTTCCTTTTTCAACAGAGTTAGACCACACGAAAAACTACTTAGCTGTCCAGCAGCTGCGTTTCGGAAAACGGTTAACCGTTACCTACGAGGTGGATTCGACTTTGCTTAACAGTAAAATTCCTCCGTACACCCTGCAAACACTTGTGGAAAATGCCTTCAAGCATGGACTTGAGAAAAAGGCGGGGGACAAGCAATTGACGATTGTGTTCGAGCGGGAGGGAAATTGGGTGTCCTTAAAAGTGTTTGATAACGGTCCTGACCGAATCCTGGAGCCTGCTTACTGGAAGGGAACAGGGCTTCATAATATCGAAAAAAGGTTTCAGCTTATTTTCGATCTGCCGTCGAAGATTCGATTATCGGAAACGAAGGATGGGCGAACGTTGGCCCATGCCTATTGGCCATACTTACCTGGAGATGATTAA
- a CDS encoding response regulator, with the protein MNILIVDDEYLEIEQLRFLIHRKYPLWNIFSAEDSVSAWKITEQESIHLAFVDIRMPGEDGLTLSKRLKEKQSGIEIVIVSAHQDFSYAKRAIQAEVMDYLVKPVIEQELLAVIEKYLEVNKHAVAKSAHVQYVIKKIELHFSEKLSLQEIADEIPVSASYLSHLFSEEIGSTFQEYLLTYRIHQAKKLIVSKADWSMNRIAEAAGFSSQHHFSNIFKKVEGMTPSMYKDKRG; encoded by the coding sequence ATGAACATCCTAATTGTTGATGATGAATACTTGGAAATTGAACAGCTACGCTTTCTCATCCACCGTAAATATCCATTATGGAATATCTTTTCAGCAGAGGATAGCGTATCTGCCTGGAAAATAACGGAGCAGGAAAGCATTCATCTGGCCTTTGTTGATATTCGGATGCCAGGGGAGGACGGTTTGACCCTGTCCAAGCGTTTAAAGGAAAAACAAAGCGGCATTGAGATTGTCATTGTTTCTGCACACCAGGATTTTTCCTATGCCAAAAGGGCGATTCAAGCAGAAGTCATGGATTACCTGGTGAAGCCTGTCATTGAACAGGAATTATTAGCGGTGATTGAAAAGTACCTTGAGGTCAATAAACATGCAGTGGCAAAATCGGCACATGTTCAATATGTGATCAAGAAAATCGAACTCCATTTTTCTGAAAAATTAAGCCTCCAGGAGATTGCAGATGAAATACCGGTGAGTGCCTCCTACCTGAGCCATTTATTCTCAGAGGAAATCGGCTCGACCTTTCAGGAGTATCTCTTAACGTACCGGATTCATCAGGCAAAAAAGTTAATCGTAAGTAAAGCGGACTGGAGCATGAACAGAATTGCCGAAGCTGCCGGATTCTCGAGCCAGCATCATTTTAGCAATATTTTTAAAAAAGTAGAGGGCATGACGCCGAGTATGTATAAGGATAAACGGGGATGA
- a CDS encoding bifunctional diguanylate cyclase/phosphodiesterase → MEHNPTDNKDNKAERWNSELLKERLNLTLAFSKRYQMSAAVCYLRLHLPFELSQHKDDDIEETLASKILVRLKRTIRDIDTVVKINRTDFAILIADITEHDIQVISERILLSISDTYTIDFHHFSINSNMGICMFPYGAEAPEELQSIAKAAMYEAEEMGDNQFALYKGELNQTAHRKVLIENDLPYALKKGQIYVQYQPQYHLEKKTIEGVEALIRWNHPSLGDISPAEFIPYADDAGMSHSLFFWMFEEVCKQIQSETERNLKYSINLSVNQLLLSYFLPEITKLIGFYSVSASQITLEITENIEVYTVKKVNDTLRSLKEMGFTVALDDFGNGYFSFSDFIKLPVDFIKLDRHFVSSLLKNKQHEGVIAPIIQMAHNLGLQVIIEGIEDLTQFLVWENLGCDIIQGYFISKPLTFEVLNDTIVEIETRVNASN, encoded by the coding sequence TTGGAGCATAATCCTACAGATAATAAGGATAACAAGGCTGAACGATGGAATAGTGAATTACTAAAGGAGCGCCTCAACTTAACTCTTGCCTTCAGCAAAAGATATCAAATGTCGGCAGCTGTTTGTTATCTCCGATTACATCTTCCATTCGAGCTATCCCAACATAAAGACGACGACATCGAAGAGACTCTTGCTAGTAAGATACTAGTGAGATTAAAGCGGACGATTCGGGATATTGATACCGTTGTGAAAATAAATAGAACAGATTTTGCTATTTTGATTGCAGACATCACTGAGCATGATATTCAGGTCATAAGCGAGAGGATTCTCCTCTCGATTTCGGATACTTATACCATCGACTTTCATCATTTTTCCATTAACAGCAATATGGGGATTTGTATGTTTCCGTATGGTGCGGAGGCACCTGAGGAGCTGCAGTCGATTGCCAAAGCGGCCATGTATGAAGCAGAGGAGATGGGGGATAATCAATTTGCACTTTACAAGGGGGAATTAAATCAAACAGCCCACCGGAAAGTGCTCATTGAAAATGATCTTCCGTATGCATTAAAGAAGGGCCAGATCTATGTCCAATACCAACCGCAGTATCATTTGGAAAAGAAAACCATTGAGGGAGTAGAAGCGTTAATCCGCTGGAATCATCCCAGTCTTGGTGACATTTCACCGGCTGAATTTATTCCCTATGCCGATGATGCCGGCATGAGCCATAGTCTTTTTTTCTGGATGTTTGAAGAGGTATGTAAACAAATTCAAAGTGAAACGGAGAGGAACTTGAAATATTCGATTAATCTGTCCGTAAATCAACTCCTCCTTTCCTATTTTTTACCCGAAATCACTAAGTTGATCGGGTTCTATTCGGTTTCGGCAAGCCAAATTACATTGGAAATTACCGAAAACATTGAGGTTTATACAGTAAAAAAGGTGAATGATACGTTACGCTCTCTGAAAGAGATGGGCTTTACGGTGGCTTTAGATGATTTCGGGAACGGCTATTTCTCGTTTTCGGACTTTATTAAGCTACCCGTTGATTTCATTAAGCTGGATCGCCATTTTGTTTCAAGTTTATTGAAAAATAAACAGCATGAAGGTGTCATAGCACCGATTATTCAGATGGCCCATAATCTGGGCTTACAGGTGATTATTGAAGGAATTGAAGACCTTACACAGTTTCTGGTGTGGGAGAATCTGGGTTGTGACATTATCCAGGGTTATTTTATTAGTAAACCGTTAACCTTTGAGGTGCTTAACGATACAATTGTTGAGATAGAAACAAGAGTTAACGCAAGTAATTGA
- a CDS encoding acetamidase/formamidase family protein translates to MVQTLEKQQYFYAFSKENKVGLRVPSGAQVVVETFDCFQDQIQSTETEFNAIDWNQINPATGAIFVEGAQPGDVLKVKIDNIELRDSGVLATGPGLGVMGHRIDEFTVKMVPIVDGKAVFNERVKLPLNPMIGVIGVAPEGEPVPCGTPGAHGGNMDTKLITTGATLYFPVFQEGALFGLGDLHAAMGDGEIGVSGVEIPGKVTVTLEVLKGKSIPFPFLENEEGTAVIVSKGTLDEAAKSAVEIFVDTLLPHTDLTLAELTMLFSAAGEVQVSQIVDPLLTARFVVPKSILEAYDVKLFG, encoded by the coding sequence ATGGTACAAACGCTGGAAAAACAACAGTATTTTTATGCTTTTAGTAAAGAGAACAAGGTCGGATTACGTGTACCGTCTGGGGCACAGGTAGTAGTTGAAACCTTTGATTGCTTTCAGGACCAAATTCAATCCACGGAGACGGAATTTAATGCGATTGATTGGAATCAAATTAATCCGGCCACGGGAGCGATTTTTGTAGAGGGTGCACAGCCGGGGGACGTTTTAAAAGTTAAAATAGACAACATTGAGCTTCGTGATAGCGGCGTACTAGCTACCGGACCGGGACTGGGCGTTATGGGGCACCGAATTGATGAGTTCACCGTCAAGATGGTTCCGATTGTTGATGGAAAAGCGGTGTTTAATGAGCGAGTAAAGCTGCCATTAAATCCAATGATCGGCGTGATTGGGGTTGCACCTGAAGGGGAACCCGTTCCATGTGGGACACCGGGTGCACATGGCGGCAATATGGATACAAAGTTAATTACAACGGGAGCGACACTTTATTTTCCTGTATTCCAAGAGGGTGCGTTGTTCGGCCTTGGCGATCTACATGCCGCAATGGGGGATGGAGAAATCGGCGTATCGGGCGTTGAGATTCCTGGAAAAGTGACGGTTACATTAGAAGTGCTAAAGGGGAAATCCATTCCGTTCCCGTTTCTTGAAAATGAAGAGGGGACAGCAGTCATTGTATCCAAGGGAACGCTTGATGAAGCCGCAAAATCTGCTGTGGAAATTTTTGTTGATACCCTGCTTCCGCATACGGACTTGACGCTGGCTGAACTGACGATGCTTTTCAGTGCGGCTGGAGAGGTTCAGGTTTCGCAAATTGTTGACCCACTGTTAACCGCAAGATTTGTGGTACCAAAATCCATTCTCGAAGCTTACGATGTGAAGCTTTTCGGATAG
- the galE gene encoding UDP-glucose 4-epimerase GalE, whose product MILVVGGAGYIGSHLVKELVEKEEVVVLDNLSTGHRAAVDSRAIFVKGDLGNEDDLQMVFRSYPIKAVMHFAAYSLVGESVVDPLKYYENNVAATLTLLKVMMKFKVKNFIFSSTAATYGIPEVDIIDETSVTAPINPYGHSKLMVEKILADFSKAYGLNYVVLRYFNAAGAHKSAVIGESHDPETHLIPIVLQQLLGQREKVAVFGTDYDTPDGTCIRDYIHVTDLAEAHILALEALLTEKKSAEVYNLGNGLGYSVKEVIETCENVTGVKANVEMADRRAGDPARLVASSQKIFTELGWKAERNLEQIIADAWNWHQNQQY is encoded by the coding sequence ATGATTCTCGTTGTTGGCGGAGCTGGTTACATTGGTAGCCATCTTGTGAAGGAATTAGTAGAAAAAGAAGAGGTCGTTGTGCTTGATAACTTGTCGACTGGGCACCGCGCGGCCGTTGATAGCCGAGCTATTTTTGTAAAAGGGGACCTTGGTAATGAAGATGACTTACAAATGGTCTTTAGAAGCTATCCAATCAAGGCCGTTATGCATTTTGCTGCTTATAGTTTAGTCGGGGAATCAGTTGTGGACCCATTAAAATATTATGAAAACAACGTGGCTGCGACATTAACTCTGTTAAAAGTGATGATGAAATTTAAAGTGAAAAACTTTATTTTTTCTTCTACGGCCGCTACCTACGGAATTCCAGAAGTGGATATTATTGATGAAACAAGTGTCACTGCACCAATCAATCCTTACGGCCATTCTAAGCTAATGGTAGAAAAGATTCTTGCTGATTTTTCAAAAGCCTACGGATTGAACTATGTGGTTCTTCGCTACTTTAATGCCGCTGGTGCGCATAAATCTGCTGTTATCGGCGAAAGTCATGACCCAGAAACTCACTTGATTCCGATCGTCCTTCAGCAGTTACTAGGACAAAGGGAAAAAGTAGCCGTATTCGGTACCGATTATGATACTCCGGACGGGACATGTATTCGGGATTATATTCATGTGACTGATTTAGCAGAAGCACATATTCTGGCACTAGAAGCTTTGTTGACAGAGAAGAAATCGGCTGAAGTGTATAATCTTGGCAACGGTCTGGGCTATTCGGTTAAGGAAGTCATTGAAACATGTGAAAATGTAACCGGTGTGAAGGCGAATGTTGAAATGGCAGACCGTCGTGCAGGTGACCCTGCTAGATTGGTAGCATCATCACAAAAGATTTTCACCGAGCTAGGCTGGAAAGCAGAACGAAACCTCGAGCAAATCATCGCTGATGCTTGGAATTGGCATCAAAATCAACAATACTAA
- a CDS encoding acyltransferase family protein yields the protein MNKRVYYMDWLRVIATIMVVSIHVSAWLVGTHLEKTPLSHWMTGNLFESISRASVPLFVMISGALLLGDQRDLGYKEFLQKRISKIAIPLLGWSLIYYSYLVYRGDYFDGFSVKQFLELLITNGISTHLWFMYMILGIYLTTPLIKVFVKGASKKDLKYFLLLWLFASVVVRFIKYHFGLGMNLELFFVTNYVGYFILGYYLANLPLTTKAKYISFGLSVVGILSTFLLTYFDTKRNGGALEEFWYEYYSPNVVIASIGIFLFFRVIVTKTKELPFLFKVLNKVSFGVYLAHILVMQVLSNEIFDPIWNHFHPAIATTVNVMIVVTLSGFGSYVLSKVPVFKKLVP from the coding sequence ATGAATAAAAGAGTATATTATATGGACTGGCTTCGTGTGATTGCTACCATTATGGTGGTTTCTATCCATGTTTCTGCGTGGCTCGTTGGAACACATCTTGAAAAAACTCCACTTTCACATTGGATGACAGGTAACTTATTCGAATCGATATCGAGAGCGTCAGTTCCGCTTTTTGTGATGATTAGTGGAGCCCTGCTGCTTGGCGACCAACGGGACCTTGGCTACAAAGAATTTTTGCAAAAAAGAATTAGCAAAATAGCGATCCCGTTGTTGGGCTGGAGTTTAATTTATTACTCCTATCTGGTTTATCGTGGGGACTATTTTGACGGTTTTTCAGTCAAACAGTTTTTAGAACTGTTGATTACCAATGGAATCAGCACACATTTATGGTTCATGTATATGATTCTAGGTATCTATTTAACGACTCCATTGATAAAAGTGTTTGTTAAGGGTGCCTCTAAAAAAGACTTGAAATACTTTCTATTGTTATGGCTGTTTGCTTCAGTGGTTGTGAGATTTATTAAGTACCACTTTGGTTTAGGCATGAATCTGGAACTTTTCTTCGTAACTAATTATGTTGGCTATTTTATTTTAGGCTATTATTTAGCCAATCTGCCATTAACTACGAAGGCGAAATATATTTCGTTTGGACTTTCAGTTGTGGGTATTCTTTCTACCTTCCTGCTAACGTACTTTGATACGAAACGAAATGGTGGCGCTCTTGAGGAATTTTGGTATGAATACTATTCCCCTAATGTGGTAATAGCATCAATTGGAATATTTTTATTTTTTAGAGTTATTGTAACCAAGACAAAAGAATTGCCCTTCCTATTTAAAGTGTTAAACAAAGTGAGTTTTGGTGTTTACTTGGCCCATATCCTGGTTATGCAAGTGTTATCAAATGAAATATTTGATCCTATTTGGAATCATTTTCATCCGGCCATTGCCACAACGGTAAATGTAATGATTGTCGTAACCTTAAGTGGGTTTGGTAGTTATGTCTTAAGTAAAGTTCCAGTATTTAAAAAGCTGGTCCCATAA